From the genome of Abyssicoccus albus, one region includes:
- a CDS encoding cell division protein SepF has translation MAIKDMMKGLFFAEYDEVVEVDEFGEPLKEAHDHSGKNNEKKQQFTKPKVVPNHNAINDESSRHHKTSANQTQSIQHRTEEKKSAKIKNLNFNQLTGSKKKGLTSKQNESENRNHSIKNDDQNKQKNTQEEVNNMTTKQYTTSQVCLFEPRVFTDAQDIADELKRDQAILVNMHKMEYEGRRRVVDFLSGCVYSLDGDIQKVGQDIFLCTPSNVGVQGEITESENEV, from the coding sequence ATGGCTATTAAAGACATGATGAAAGGATTATTCTTTGCTGAATATGACGAAGTGGTTGAAGTCGATGAGTTTGGTGAGCCACTTAAAGAAGCACATGATCATTCTGGAAAAAATAATGAGAAAAAACAGCAATTTACTAAACCTAAAGTTGTCCCAAATCATAATGCTATAAATGATGAATCGTCAAGACATCATAAAACATCTGCGAATCAAACGCAATCTATTCAACATCGTACTGAAGAAAAAAAATCAGCAAAAATTAAAAACTTAAATTTTAATCAATTAACAGGATCTAAAAAGAAAGGTCTTACATCTAAACAAAACGAATCTGAAAATAGAAATCATAGTATCAAAAATGATGATCAAAATAAGCAAAAAAATACCCAAGAAGAGGTGAATAATATGACAACAAAACAATATACAACATCTCAAGTATGCTTATTTGAACCACGTGTATTTACCGATGCACAAGATATCGCTGATGAGTTAAAGAGAGATCAAGCAATATTAGTGAATATGCATAAGATGGAATATGAAGGACGCAGACGTGTTGTTGACTTTCTGAGTGGTTGTGTTTATTCATTAGATGGGGATATTCAAAAGGTTGGACAAGATATATTTTTATGTACACCGAGTAATGTTGGAGTACAAGGGGAAATAACAGAAAGTGAAAATGAGGTGTAG
- the murD gene encoding UDP-N-acetylmuramoyl-L-alanine--D-glutamate ligase, protein MHRFEHKKILILGLGVSGYETAKVLKKYNNDVVLNEQQDLTNHPYKKELINLGVQVIDQHHPLELLEGIDYLVKNPGIPYSHEMIVEANKRQIPVITEVEIAYEIAPCKIIGITGTNGKTTITQWITNMINHDGTYKAIACGNIGHVATKAAYEASENSILVMELSSFQLQGTIHFKPDIAIISNLYEAHIDYHGSIKDYHLAKLNLIRRMDGQGVMICSDQVANTMDKLKDELQINKNLNINVIPNESILKDDSSIKIDGHEIAKIEQMVIKGSHNYENALCVCAVSEQLKLNRQSLSQSIVKFSGVEHRLEVVNTKSIKALVINDSKATNPTATMFALKAFEKSTITLIAGGLERSQQFDEVNDYFEAVKYALVYGENKNRLADFIKHNHPHVMVYKAETLIEVIDFLYTDKLFNLTDVILFSPMSASWDQYKTYEQRGEEYKKIVQHIDHSISNYGVE, encoded by the coding sequence GTGCATCGATTTGAACATAAAAAAATCTTGATTTTAGGACTTGGAGTCAGTGGTTATGAAACAGCTAAAGTGTTAAAAAAATATAATAATGACGTTGTATTAAATGAACAGCAAGATTTAACGAATCATCCATATAAAAAAGAACTCATTAATCTTGGCGTTCAAGTTATTGATCAGCACCATCCATTAGAATTGCTTGAAGGTATCGATTATTTAGTGAAAAATCCAGGAATTCCATACTCACATGAAATGATTGTAGAAGCAAATAAGCGACAAATTCCTGTCATTACTGAGGTCGAGATTGCGTATGAAATCGCTCCATGCAAAATTATCGGCATCACAGGGACTAATGGTAAGACGACGATTACACAGTGGATTACAAATATGATTAATCATGATGGAACTTATAAAGCGATTGCATGTGGAAATATTGGTCATGTAGCGACAAAAGCTGCATATGAAGCAAGTGAAAATTCAATATTGGTTATGGAACTTTCCAGTTTCCAATTACAAGGGACGATTCATTTCAAACCAGATATCGCGATCATAAGTAATCTATATGAAGCACATATAGATTACCATGGTTCTATAAAGGATTATCATTTGGCAAAGCTCAATTTAATCCGACGCATGGATGGACAAGGCGTAATGATATGTAGTGATCAAGTGGCCAATACTATGGACAAATTAAAGGATGAACTGCAAATTAATAAGAACTTAAATATTAATGTGATTCCTAATGAATCTATTCTAAAAGATGATTCATCCATTAAAATAGACGGTCATGAAATCGCTAAGATAGAACAAATGGTGATTAAAGGGTCTCATAATTACGAGAATGCTTTATGTGTATGTGCAGTGAGTGAGCAGTTAAAGTTAAATAGACAGTCGCTTTCTCAATCGATAGTTAAATTTAGTGGAGTTGAACATCGGTTAGAAGTTGTCAATACGAAATCAATAAAAGCATTAGTTATTAATGATTCGAAAGCGACGAATCCGACAGCAACGATGTTTGCATTGAAAGCGTTCGAAAAGTCAACGATTACGTTAATTGCAGGTGGTCTTGAACGTTCACAACAATTTGATGAAGTTAATGATTATTTTGAAGCAGTGAAGTACGCACTCGTATATGGTGAAAACAAAAATAGATTGGCTGATTTTATTAAACACAATCATCCGCACGTTATGGTCTATAAAGCGGAAACTTTAATAGAAGTCATCGACTTTTTATATACGGATAAGTTATTTAATCTAACGGATGTCATACTATTCTCACCAATGAGTGCGAGTTGGGATCAATACAAAACATATGAGCAACGTGGAGAAGAATATAAAAAGATTGTTCAACATATTGACCATTCTATAAGTAACTATGGGGTGGAATAA
- a CDS encoding cell division protein FtsQ/DivIB translates to MNFILQLIQDIIQFIQKIIGSIKFPKTQRKKRRDENVNIGEQDQNIEQDYVENNNKEDYHIDDEIRDENNVIDISRNKSVDEDIVEDHDDDSSYDDGPSQSSTYTHIKFPPSRKFIMISSLIAIGLIAIALLIFFLTSMSDIKEIEIKGNNTVTQSEVLDMTNLNKTVKYFDVNSNDIEQKLKSMDEIKTVQVTKQFPNKISIKIKENSIVGYVLKDELILDINKSKKSSEKNAINKKYIPILSNGKPLMDEDNHAELNGPLISKFKQQRLTQLAGQLSRIEPAVLDRISEVIYKPLNHSNQRIQLYMNDGVEVIGELKTIGHKMNYYDEIVDTIDDPSTGYIDFEVGSVFRQYEEHNEKQSEEIKESNKSEVVVEINQEINDEYKQLAKELRKTLEAE, encoded by the coding sequence ATGAATTTTATTTTACAATTGATTCAAGATATCATTCAATTCATCCAAAAAATCATTGGGAGTATAAAGTTTCCAAAAACGCAACGCAAAAAAAGACGAGATGAAAACGTCAATATTGGCGAGCAGGATCAAAACATTGAACAAGACTATGTTGAGAATAATAACAAAGAAGATTATCATATAGATGATGAAATACGTGATGAAAATAATGTGATTGATATTTCTAGAAATAAGAGTGTAGATGAAGATATTGTTGAAGATCATGATGATGACTCTAGCTATGATGATGGCCCTAGTCAAAGTTCAACTTATACTCATATTAAATTTCCCCCATCACGCAAATTTATAATGATTTCGAGTTTAATTGCTATAGGACTAATAGCGATTGCATTGTTGATATTCTTCTTGACATCAATGAGCGATATTAAAGAGATTGAAATTAAAGGGAATAATACGGTGACTCAATCTGAAGTATTAGATATGACCAACCTAAACAAAACAGTTAAATATTTCGATGTTAATTCAAATGATATTGAACAAAAGTTGAAGTCGATGGATGAAATTAAAACGGTCCAAGTGACTAAACAGTTTCCGAACAAAATCTCGATTAAAATTAAAGAAAATTCGATTGTTGGCTATGTATTAAAAGATGAATTAATATTAGATATCAATAAATCAAAAAAATCATCCGAAAAAAATGCGATTAATAAAAAATATATACCGATTTTAAGCAATGGTAAACCACTCATGGATGAGGATAATCATGCTGAACTTAATGGACCGTTAATTTCAAAGTTTAAGCAACAAAGACTGACGCAATTAGCAGGTCAACTAAGTAGAATTGAACCTGCAGTATTAGATAGAATTTCAGAAGTGATTTATAAACCATTAAATCATTCTAACCAACGTATCCAACTGTATATGAACGATGGAGTTGAAGTGATCGGTGAGTTGAAAACGATTGGTCATAAGATGAATTATTATGATGAAATTGTTGATACAATCGACGATCCATCAACAGGCTATATTGATTTTGAAGTAGGCAGTGTGTTCCGTCAATACGAAGAACATAATGAGAAGCAATCTGAAGAAATAAAGGAATCAAATAAGTCAGAAGTCGTTGTCGAGATTAATCAAGAAATTAACGATGAATATAAACAACTTGCAAAAGAACTACGTAAAACATTGGAAGCAGAATGA
- the ileS gene encoding isoleucine--tRNA ligase — MDYKDTLLMPKTGFKMKGGLINKEPNYQTQWESQNIYQKQLEKNKDNTPYILHDGPPFANGSVHMGHALNKTVKDIILRIKSMQGYYTPFVPGWDTHGLPIEQELTKKGVKRKEMSDAEFRKLCEEFALDQIDNQREVFKRLGIQGDFDNPYITLKKEYEAEQLRVFAKMVERGLIYKGKKPIYWSPSSESSLAEAEIEYQDKRSPSIYVAFPVEDGKGVVDQGVNFIIWTTTPWTIPSNLGISVNADLNYVQFSYGESMYVVAEALLDDTLEALEWDEDKVDRIHEFKGSELEYITCKHPLYDRTSLVILGDHVTTDAGTGCVHTAPGHGEDDFVVGQRYDIGVISPLDSKGVFTNEVEDLEGVFYEDANKVVGERLDEANALLSLKFITHSYPHDWRTKKPVIFRATPQWFASIQKIRQDILNAIDQTEFKVEWGHKRIYNMVRDRQDWVISRQRVWGVPIPVFYAEDGSIIMDKQLIDHVASLVEQHGTNVWYEREAKDLLPDGYTHPGSPNGDFTKEMDIMDVWFDSGSSHQAVVARREELSFPADLYFEGSDQYRGWFNSSITTSVAVANQSPYKMLLSHGFVMDGEGKKMSKSVGNVIDPAKVMKQMGADIIRLWAMSVDYESDVRVSQDILKQNSEVYRKIRNTFRFMLGNVADYDPNENKIDYDQLEEIDQFMLQSYYRMMNASIEDYNRHEFLPVYQRIQNFINVELSNFYLDYGKDILYIEAMNDHKRRSMQTVLYEILTGMTKLLAPILVHTAEEVYEHTPHTTEESIHLESMPEQVEVDLAIIKRWNDILSIRDDVLRALEKSRNDKVIGKSLEAQVTIGNTKQFDAVTKLKEINTQLKQLFIVSKVDIATEVDESFEQYQYAAVKVQHADGIKCERCWNYVDDTVEDEAHPNLCVRCHDVVTKS, encoded by the coding sequence ATGGATTATAAAGATACGTTATTGATGCCAAAGACAGGGTTTAAAATGAAAGGCGGCTTAATTAATAAGGAGCCGAATTATCAAACGCAATGGGAATCACAAAATATCTATCAAAAACAACTCGAAAAAAACAAGGACAATACACCATACATTCTTCATGATGGTCCACCCTTTGCGAATGGTTCAGTGCATATGGGACATGCGTTGAATAAAACGGTTAAAGATATCATCCTTAGAATTAAGTCAATGCAAGGGTATTACACACCCTTTGTTCCTGGATGGGATACACATGGTTTACCGATTGAGCAAGAATTAACGAAAAAAGGTGTCAAACGTAAGGAAATGTCAGATGCCGAATTTAGAAAATTATGCGAAGAATTTGCATTGGATCAAATTGATAATCAAAGAGAAGTTTTTAAACGTCTTGGTATTCAAGGTGACTTTGACAATCCATACATTACGTTGAAAAAAGAATATGAAGCTGAACAACTGAGAGTATTTGCTAAGATGGTTGAGCGGGGCTTGATTTATAAAGGTAAGAAACCAATTTATTGGTCACCATCGAGCGAGAGTTCGTTAGCTGAGGCGGAAATTGAATATCAAGATAAACGCTCTCCGTCTATCTATGTTGCATTCCCTGTTGAAGATGGGAAAGGCGTTGTTGATCAAGGAGTTAACTTCATTATTTGGACGACTACACCATGGACTATTCCATCGAACCTAGGGATTAGCGTTAATGCGGATCTGAATTATGTTCAATTCTCATATGGAGAGTCAATGTATGTCGTTGCAGAAGCATTACTTGATGATACGTTAGAAGCATTAGAATGGGATGAAGATAAGGTTGATAGAATTCATGAGTTCAAAGGATCAGAATTAGAATATATTACGTGTAAACATCCATTATATGATAGAACATCACTTGTGATACTTGGAGATCATGTTACAACTGATGCTGGTACAGGGTGTGTTCATACAGCACCTGGACATGGTGAAGATGACTTTGTTGTCGGTCAACGTTATGATATTGGAGTCATTAGTCCACTTGATAGTAAAGGTGTATTTACAAATGAAGTCGAAGATTTAGAAGGTGTATTCTATGAAGATGCCAATAAAGTTGTCGGTGAAAGATTAGACGAAGCAAATGCATTATTAAGTCTTAAATTTATTACGCATTCATACCCACATGATTGGCGTACGAAGAAACCAGTCATCTTTAGAGCAACACCTCAATGGTTTGCTTCAATTCAAAAGATTAGACAAGATATATTAAATGCAATTGATCAGACTGAATTTAAAGTAGAGTGGGGACATAAACGTATTTATAACATGGTTCGTGATCGACAAGACTGGGTAATTTCACGTCAACGTGTTTGGGGTGTTCCGATTCCAGTATTTTACGCTGAAGATGGATCGATTATAATGGATAAACAACTGATCGATCATGTTGCATCACTCGTAGAACAGCATGGTACGAATGTTTGGTACGAACGTGAAGCAAAAGACTTATTGCCTGATGGTTATACACATCCTGGAAGTCCTAATGGGGATTTCACAAAAGAAATGGATATTATGGACGTATGGTTTGATTCTGGCTCTAGTCATCAAGCAGTTGTTGCTCGTCGAGAAGAATTATCGTTCCCTGCTGATTTATACTTTGAAGGAAGCGATCAATATAGAGGATGGTTTAACTCATCAATCACGACAAGTGTGGCGGTAGCAAATCAATCACCGTACAAAATGTTATTGAGCCATGGCTTTGTTATGGATGGTGAAGGGAAGAAGATGAGTAAATCAGTCGGTAATGTCATCGACCCAGCCAAAGTGATGAAACAAATGGGTGCTGATATTATTCGACTTTGGGCGATGAGTGTCGATTATGAATCTGATGTCCGTGTATCTCAAGATATTTTGAAACAAAACTCAGAAGTCTACCGTAAAATTAGAAACACATTTAGATTTATGCTTGGGAATGTTGCGGACTATGACCCAAATGAGAATAAGATTGATTACGATCAATTAGAAGAAATTGATCAGTTCATGCTTCAATCTTATTATCGAATGATGAATGCATCAATCGAAGATTATAACCGTCATGAATTTCTACCAGTATATCAACGTATTCAAAACTTTATAAACGTTGAATTAAGTAACTTCTACTTAGATTACGGTAAAGATATATTGTATATTGAAGCGATGAATGATCATAAACGTCGTAGTATGCAAACTGTACTCTATGAGATTTTAACAGGTATGACGAAGTTACTTGCTCCAATTTTAGTACACACGGCTGAAGAAGTATATGAGCATACACCACATACAACAGAAGAGAGTATTCATTTGGAATCTATGCCAGAGCAGGTAGAAGTAGATTTAGCGATTATTAAACGATGGAATGATATTTTGTCGATTCGTGATGATGTATTGCGTGCATTAGAGAAGAGTCGTAATGATAAAGTCATCGGTAAATCATTAGAAGCTCAAGTCACAATTGGGAACACAAAACAATTTGATGCTGTGACGAAATTAAAAGAAATAAATACGCAATTAAAGCAGTTATTTATCGTTTCAAAAGTAGATATCGCTACAGAAGTTGATGAATCTTTTGAACAATATCAATATGCGGCTGTTAAAGTTCAGCATGCCGATGGGATTAAATGTGAAAGATGTTGGAACTATGTAGATGACACTGTTGAAGACGAAGCACATCCTAATTTATGTGTACGTTGTCACGACGTTGTTACGAAATCATAA
- a CDS encoding RNA-binding protein, with the protein MSKYNIKQHFKTNEHELVDDFYSKASDAFHQSRPILLAFVNPREMFIIESIVNSFDELHLLAGPSDSYGYCEMKRVVIAPTFYDLDEQMLNIELMRIHFPYKFTTIMHRDVLGTLMSLGISRFNIGDIRVAEQFIDVFIQSEMKAFFKVELTQIKNSPVELEFISISEVIESDESYDEVVELLSSLRLDVVVKQLKHISRDKAQRFIKAGKVKVNHVVVQDQTIEIDQNDLISISGFGRAVVSQFGTLTKKDKIPTTFKVLKSK; encoded by the coding sequence ATGTCCAAGTACAATATTAAACAACATTTTAAAACAAATGAACATGAGTTAGTCGATGATTTTTATTCGAAAGCATCGGATGCTTTTCATCAATCAAGGCCGATCTTACTTGCATTCGTTAATCCTAGAGAAATGTTCATCATTGAATCCATTGTTAATTCATTTGATGAACTTCATTTATTAGCAGGGCCCAGTGATTCGTATGGTTATTGTGAAATGAAACGTGTTGTCATTGCGCCAACGTTTTATGACTTGGATGAACAGATGTTAAATATTGAATTGATGAGAATTCATTTTCCATATAAATTTACGACGATTATGCATCGAGATGTACTCGGAACATTAATGAGTTTAGGTATTTCAAGATTCAATATAGGTGATATTAGAGTGGCTGAGCAGTTTATAGATGTATTCATCCAATCTGAAATGAAAGCATTTTTTAAAGTCGAGCTGACTCAAATAAAGAATTCTCCAGTTGAACTTGAATTTATTTCGATTTCAGAAGTCATTGAATCAGATGAATCTTATGATGAAGTCGTTGAATTGTTATCAAGTTTACGTTTAGACGTTGTTGTCAAACAACTGAAACATATATCTAGAGATAAAGCACAACGTTTCATTAAAGCAGGTAAAGTAAAGGTTAATCATGTAGTCGTTCAGGATCAAACGATAGAAATTGATCAAAATGATTTAATCAGTATTTCTGGTTTTGGAAGAGCAGTCGTCAGTCAATTCGGGACATTAACAAAGAAAGATAAGATTCCAACAACATTTAAAGTATTAAAGTCAAAATAA
- a CDS encoding DivIVA domain-containing protein: MNINDIPNKSFKTVYKGIDEMEVREYLKEIKQHIEELEKEKESLQKIIDEKNENLNNFKSVETSISEAIMVAQKAGEETKRSAEKESERIINQARLHSETMINDAMMKSQHIAMQTEEIKKQSKVFRARYKKLIEAQLDLLSTNDWEELLEYDKDINVEAQSKVDNIVNNDDNVNN, encoded by the coding sequence ATGAATATAAATGATATCCCTAATAAATCATTTAAAACCGTCTACAAAGGGATAGACGAAATGGAAGTCCGTGAATATTTGAAAGAAATTAAACAACATATCGAAGAACTTGAGAAAGAGAAAGAGAGTCTTCAAAAAATCATTGACGAAAAGAATGAAAACTTAAACAACTTCAAAAGTGTTGAAACATCCATTAGTGAAGCAATTATGGTCGCTCAAAAAGCTGGTGAAGAAACGAAGAGGTCTGCTGAAAAAGAATCTGAACGTATTATTAATCAAGCAAGATTGCATAGTGAAACAATGATTAATGATGCAATGATGAAGTCTCAACATATTGCAATGCAAACAGAGGAAATCAAAAAACAGTCTAAAGTATTTAGAGCCAGATATAAAAAATTAATCGAAGCGCAATTAGATTTATTATCGACGAATGATTGGGAAGAATTATTAGAATATGATAAAGATATTAACGTTGAAGCTCAATCAAAGGTTGACAATATTGTCAATAATGATGATAATGTAAATAATTAA
- the ftsA gene encoding cell division protein FtsA, giving the protein MNEHYYVGLDIGSASIKVVVGEKFKDGVNIIGTGETYTDSIEKGAIVDFESAKTAIKDTLKKASIASGVNITEIFVTVPYTLSESYEVDEMLQFDGQETELKGEDIEELFDRVTEQVMEMDDVEVIGIEPLVFNVDDIHEVDDPKEIIATQFVELKARAIGVKKSLLINLLKCVDQCDVEVLDVYSSAITLKNILTDAEKELGSLVIDIGRDITELNYYQRGVLVASDVVYKGGQNITNDIMHAFELSYDEAERVKSQHGNAFYPNANDTDIIFSTDTNGDEVEFTEQDLSDVIEARTEEILLEVLDLLQKHKIMHVNGGFVLTGGTTNVLGIKELMQDIVSEKVRIHVPNHMGARKPQFSRVISLISSSIYFDELLEYVKIEYHNDLEDGKEIVPANEEQPTKKSGFFDSFKSKKKESNDIVEEQPQDKDEQFSDEFVSTHRDEDIQHNVDSNEQTRQNNDHSNNETVEQNDEERKEESKLQKFMKSLFE; this is encoded by the coding sequence ATGAATGAACATTATTATGTTGGCTTAGATATAGGCTCAGCAAGTATAAAAGTTGTTGTTGGCGAGAAGTTTAAAGACGGTGTGAATATCATTGGAACTGGTGAAACATATACTGACAGTATCGAAAAAGGGGCTATCGTTGATTTCGAATCAGCAAAAACAGCGATAAAGGATACACTAAAAAAAGCAAGTATTGCATCTGGAGTGAATATTACAGAAATATTTGTTACAGTTCCATACACACTTTCTGAAAGTTATGAAGTTGATGAAATGCTTCAATTTGATGGACAGGAAACAGAACTAAAAGGTGAAGATATTGAAGAGTTGTTTGATCGTGTGACAGAACAAGTGATGGAAATGGATGATGTTGAGGTTATTGGTATTGAACCACTTGTATTCAATGTTGATGACATTCATGAAGTTGATGATCCAAAAGAAATCATCGCAACACAGTTTGTTGAATTGAAGGCGAGAGCCATTGGTGTAAAAAAATCATTGCTTATTAATTTATTAAAATGTGTAGATCAATGTGATGTTGAAGTTCTTGATGTATATTCAAGTGCTATCACGCTGAAAAATATTTTAACAGATGCCGAGAAAGAACTTGGTTCATTAGTGATAGATATCGGCCGCGATATTACAGAACTCAATTATTACCAGCGCGGTGTACTAGTAGCGAGTGATGTAGTATATAAAGGTGGACAAAATATAACGAATGATATAATGCATGCTTTCGAACTTTCATATGATGAGGCAGAAAGAGTCAAATCACAGCACGGTAATGCATTTTATCCTAATGCAAACGATACTGATATTATCTTTAGTACTGACACAAATGGAGATGAAGTTGAGTTTACTGAGCAAGACTTAAGTGATGTCATTGAGGCTCGAACTGAAGAAATACTTTTAGAAGTACTGGATCTTCTTCAAAAGCATAAAATTATGCATGTTAATGGTGGCTTTGTATTGACTGGTGGTACGACTAACGTACTAGGAATTAAGGAGTTAATGCAAGATATTGTCAGTGAGAAAGTAAGAATACATGTTCCTAACCATATGGGTGCTAGAAAGCCACAATTTAGTCGTGTAATATCTTTAATTTCTTCAAGTATTTACTTTGATGAGTTATTAGAATATGTTAAAATTGAGTATCATAACGATTTAGAGGACGGTAAAGAAATCGTTCCAGCAAATGAGGAACAACCGACCAAAAAATCTGGATTCTTTGATAGTTTTAAATCAAAGAAAAAAGAATCAAATGATATTGTTGAAGAACAGCCACAAGATAAAGATGAGCAATTTTCGGATGAGTTTGTTTCAACTCATCGTGATGAGGATATTCAACATAATGTTGATTCGAATGAACAAACACGACAAAACAATGATCACTCAAACAACGAAACAGTAGAACAAAATGATGAAGAGCGTAAAGAAGAATCTAAGTTACAAAAGTTTATGAAGTCACTTTTTGAATAA
- a CDS encoding YggT family protein, translating into MFDQGVIVTAIEFLLFLIKIYRWGLIIYAFMSWIPGLQQSSIGDAFAFIYEPFLAPFRKIIPPVGGIDFSILGAFFTLMIIQFILIEILRNVIM; encoded by the coding sequence GTGTTTGACCAAGGAGTAATCGTAACAGCAATAGAGTTTTTATTATTTTTAATAAAAATATACCGATGGGGACTTATAATCTATGCGTTTATGAGTTGGATTCCAGGCTTACAACAAAGTTCAATTGGGGATGCTTTTGCTTTTATATATGAACCATTTTTAGCACCATTTAGAAAAATTATACCGCCAGTAGGTGGGATAGACTTTAGTATACTCGGTGCATTCTTTACACTGATGATTATACAATTTATTTTAATTGAAATATTGAGAAATGTGATTATGTAA
- a CDS encoding YggS family pyridoxal phosphate-dependent enzyme, protein MKSVKQNLNHIQSIIDQQSPEQNINMIAVTKYVSNERKIEAYDAGLRHFGENRVEGFNETFNLLADKKDCVFHFIGTLQSRKVKEIIDYVDYIHSVDRLSLAKEINKRASRPIDCLIQVNVSGEESKHGIPMDDLDTLIERIVDMENIHVVGLMTMAPINSNDEQLTHIFSTLKNLKDEINNKYDTIQMTELSMGMSQDYHIALKHGATMLRIGTTLVGE, encoded by the coding sequence ATGAAGTCAGTAAAACAAAATTTAAATCATATCCAATCGATAATCGATCAACAGTCACCTGAACAAAATATTAATATGATAGCAGTTACTAAATATGTTTCAAATGAACGGAAAATTGAAGCTTATGACGCTGGTCTCAGGCACTTTGGTGAGAATAGAGTCGAAGGTTTCAATGAGACATTTAATTTGTTAGCTGATAAAAAAGACTGTGTATTTCATTTTATCGGGACATTACAATCTAGGAAAGTTAAAGAAATCATTGATTATGTTGATTATATCCATTCTGTCGATCGATTAAGCTTGGCTAAAGAAATTAATAAACGTGCTTCACGGCCAATCGACTGTTTAATTCAAGTGAATGTTTCAGGAGAAGAGAGTAAACATGGTATACCAATGGATGATCTAGACACACTGATTGAACGAATAGTAGATATGGAGAATATTCATGTCGTTGGGTTAATGACGATGGCACCAATCAATAGTAACGATGAACAATTAACTCATATATTTAGTACGTTAAAAAACTTAAAAGATGAGATTAATAACAAATATGATACAATACAAATGACTGAATTAAGTATGGGCATGAGTCAAGATTACCATATTGCATTGAAACATGGTGCAACAATGTTACGCATTGGTACAACACTTGTTGGAGAATAG